In Pristiophorus japonicus isolate sPriJap1 unplaced genomic scaffold, sPriJap1.hap1 HAP1_SCAFFOLD_339, whole genome shotgun sequence, one DNA window encodes the following:
- the LOC139250039 gene encoding uncharacterized protein: protein MGNTSAAAARREVKVDMTVTPPSPPGLTNRSSPSLTSAPPATPPGQTPALPRRPAAPPPAPSRPSASPPKPAPRGQLPAAAPGRRAPSRPSTSPAPRPPSPPPAPSRPRASPPRPSTSPRPPCRNATSPPKPASRSPPRPSTSAPKPAPPSRPSASAPRPAPPPRPSTSPPKPAPPSRLSASAPRPAPPRPSTSPPKPAPPRPPSRPSASAPRPAPPRPSTSPPKPAPPRPPSRPSASAPRPAPPRPSISPAQWSPPRPLTSPLTPGRPQPPTAARPLARPPVPAHPSPPTPTQVWPQPATPTPVQIRPSTPTLVQPRPSTPPPVQPRPSTPTPVQARPSTPTPVQTRPSTPPQPYLRLAPRSLSLPIPDITAPARAFIPPRSSSLPAPQSGSSPRTFDPAFFRPLTLSCPSTSSHPHPLKLNLPLLLIQQLPHQLSPHLPQHQTPRTLASPFPHRTRPIPLSPLAIPPTAPARADPEPTPLTHSHPGPQPPHPGHPEPRPPDWLTPPDPTHRPAASLPDSHATHPHTAHTHAHPHTHASPQPLAAPLPHAHQHHHHHHHTHASSALVHPNPHSHAPPPITHSPEPRAGPTLTAPSSAPRPSHAPASLSPNPTHAHVHSAPAARHAHPPHAPPTLHTHVHTHTHTQTYTHRHTHLAPTFTHNPDTPVSTPHPPHTKSPPPVTHT, encoded by the coding sequence atgggcaacaCTTCGGCCGCCGCTGCCCGCAGAGAGGTGAAGGTGGACATGACGGTCACGCCGCCCTCGCCCCCGGGATTGACCAATCGCTCGTCGCCCTCTCTGACCTCCGCCCCCCCAGCGACCCCCCCAGGCCAGACGCCAGCCCTGCCCCGGCGGCCCGCCGCACCTCCTCCCGCCCCGTCCCGACCGTCGGCCTCCCCGCCCAAGCCGGCCCCCCGCGGCCAGCTGCCCGCGGCGGCCCCGGGGCGGCGGGCCCCCTCCCGACCTTCGACCTCCCCGGCCCCCCGGCCCCCCAGCCCCCCGCCCGCCCCGTCCCGACCGCGGGCCTCCCCGCCCCGGCCTTCGACCTCGCCGCGACCCCCGTGCCGGAATGCGACCTCCCCGCCCAAGCCGGCCTCGCGGTCCCCGCCCCGACCTTCGACCTCTGCGCCCAAGCCGGCCCCCCCGTCCCGACCGTCGGCCTCTGCGCCCAGGCcggcccccccgccccgaccttcgACCTCTCCGCCCAAGCCGGCCCCCCCGTCCCGACTGTCGGCCTCTGCGCCCAGGCCGGCCCCGCCCCGACCTTCGACCTCTCCGCCCAAGCCGGCCCCCCCGCGACCCCCGTCCCGACCGTCGGCCTCTGCGCCCAGGCCGGCCCCCCCGCGACCTTCGACCTCTCCGCCCAAGCCGGCCCCCCCGCGACCCCCGTCCCGACCGTCGGCCTCTGCGCCCAGGCCAGCCCCGCCCCGACCTTCGATCTCTCCGGCCCAGTGGTCCCCGCCCCGACCGTTGACCTCTCCGCTGACCCCGGGCCGGCCCCAGCCGCCAACGGCGGCCCGCCCCCTGGCCCGACCTCCAGTCCCGGCCCATCCATCGCCCCCGACCCCAACCCAAGTCTGGCCCCAGCCAGCGAccccaaccccagtccaaatcCGCCCTTCGACCCCAACCCTTGTCCAACCCCGCCCTTCGACCCCACCCCCTGTCCAACCCCGCCCTTCGACCCCAACCCCAGTCCAAGCCCGCCCTTCGACCCCAACCCCAGTCCAAACCCGCCCTTCGACCCCACCCCAACCCTACCTGCGATTGGCTCCCCGATCGTTGTCCCTGCCCATCCCCGACATTACAGCGCCAGCCCGTGCTTTTATCCCGCCTCGATCGTCCTCCCTACCCGCCCCCCAGTCCGGCAGCTCGCCCCGCACCTTCGACCCGGCTTTCTTCCGCCCCCTGACCCTGTCCTGCCCCTCCACCTCCTCGCACCCCCACCCGCTGAAGCTGAACCTGCCCCTTCTCCTCATCCAACAGCTCCCCCACCAGCTGTCCCCCCACTTGCCCCAGCACCAAACCCCGCGGACCCTGGCCTCGCCCTTTCCCCACCGCACCCGCCCCATCCCCTTGTCCCCCCTCGCCATCCCGCCCACAGCCCCCGCCCGCGCAGACCCGGAGCCCACACCGCTCACTCACTCCCACCCTGGCCCCCAGCCCCCGCACCCGGGTCACCCCGAGCCTCGCCCCCCGGACTGGCTCACCCCTCCGGACCCCACCCACCGCCCCGCAGCTTCCCTCCCAGACTCGCACGccacccacccccacaccgccCACACGCACGCCCACCCCCACACGCACGCGAGCCCCCAGCCTCTGGCCGCTCCCCTCCCGCACgcgcaccagcaccaccaccaccaccaccacacgcACGCCTCCTCGGCGCTCGTCCACCCCAATCCCCACAGCCACGCCCCGCCTCCGATAACGCACAGCCCAGAGCCGCGCGCGGGCCCCACCCTCACCGCTCCCTCCTCTGCGCCCCGGCCCTCGCACGCTCCGGCGTCGCTGAGCCCCAACCCGACACACGCCCACGTTCACTCAGCCCCCGCGGCCAGGCACGCGCACCCTCCACACGCCCCCCCCACCTTGCACACGCacgtgcacacgcacacacacacgcagacgtacacacacaggcacacgcacTTGGCCCCGACCTTCACCCACAACCCCGACACACCGGTCAGCACTCCCCATCCACCACACACCAAATCCCCACCCCCAGTGACACACACGTAA